A single genomic interval of Deltaproteobacteria bacterium harbors:
- a CDS encoding aminotransferase class IV: MTTRISIDGQVGDEGSAKISVLDRGFLYGDSVYEVLRTYGGRPFALPEHLERLRHSAELLELPMPLDDAGLRQEIAATIAATGNAESYVRVIVTRGAGPIGLDPALAAGPCRVIIVTALKRWPDELYAQGAPIALVPTGRPAEGPAGGAAKSGNYLTNLLALGRARRSGAHEALLLDAEGHVAEGSSSNVFVVREEGLLTPPVEAGILEGITRRKVIALARRAGIAVHEQPLTPEDLFGASEVFITSTLREVMPVTRVDDRAVGGGVPGRLTTRLRELFTAYVAAWLARAD, from the coding sequence GTGACGACGCGCATTTCGATCGATGGGCAGGTCGGCGACGAGGGCTCGGCCAAGATCTCGGTCCTCGACCGCGGGTTTCTCTACGGGGACAGCGTCTACGAGGTCCTGCGGACTTACGGGGGGCGCCCCTTCGCCCTTCCCGAGCACCTCGAGCGCCTGCGCCACTCCGCCGAGCTGCTCGAGCTGCCGATGCCCCTCGACGACGCGGGGCTCCGGCAGGAGATCGCGGCCACCATCGCCGCCACCGGGAACGCCGAGTCCTACGTGCGGGTGATCGTGACGCGCGGCGCGGGACCCATCGGGCTCGACCCGGCCCTCGCGGCGGGCCCGTGCCGCGTGATCATCGTGACCGCGCTGAAGCGCTGGCCCGACGAGCTCTACGCGCAAGGAGCTCCTATCGCACTGGTGCCGACCGGTCGCCCCGCGGAAGGGCCCGCGGGAGGGGCGGCCAAGAGCGGAAACTACCTGACAAACCTCCTGGCGCTCGGGCGCGCGCGTCGGTCGGGCGCGCACGAGGCGTTGCTCCTCGACGCGGAGGGGCACGTGGCCGAGGGCTCCTCTAGCAACGTCTTCGTGGTGCGGGAGGAGGGGCTCCTCACGCCCCCCGTCGAGGCGGGGATCCTGGAGGGGATCACGCGGCGCAAGGTGATCGCGCTGGCGCGCCGGGCGGGGATCGCGGTCCACGAGCAGCCGCTCACCCCCGAGGACCTCTTCGGCGCCTCGGAGGTCTTCATCACCAGCACGCTGCGAGAGGTGATGCCCGTGACGCGCGTGGACGACCGCGCCGTTGGCGGGGGCGTCCCCGGTCGCCTCACCACGCGCTTGCGCGAGCTGTTCACCGCGTACGTTGCGGCCTGGCTCGCGCGCGCGGACTGA
- the cls gene encoding cardiolipin synthase produces the protein MIPNWIIVVGGYLLAFAVTLRIVMQRREPTATLAWALTMMLVPYLGVLLYLLLGRHRLTRQVRRRRARAAALEPHLARLEITESSGRFDSVSISRPPDRELVRLSNRMGCRQPTFGNDVRLLVDANEAYQAMENAIRAATKHVHFQFYIYNEDDTGLRFRDLLIQKAKEGVKVRVLTDGVGSFGLDTFMIPLVQAGGQFAEFLPVGLFSRHWHANLRNHRKNVVVDGRVAFTGGVNIGDEYTGRKRKVGLWRDTHVQLEGPAVHHVQEAFAEDWFFSTGEEPDDPEWFPEQHRAGNLMVQIVASGPDTDTQPIQRIFFTVVTSAKERVYLTTPYFVPDQAMLVALQTTALRGVDVRLLLPRRSDQSLALHAGRSYYDELLEAGVRVFEYRPGILHAKTMVVDQSWATVGSANMDMRSFRLNFEINAVVYGPDFARQLAELFEKDLRDAEEITKELLDGRGLGRRMAESFARTLAPVL, from the coding sequence GTGATTCCCAACTGGATCATCGTCGTCGGCGGCTACCTGCTGGCCTTCGCCGTCACTCTGCGCATCGTGATGCAGCGCCGCGAGCCGACGGCCACCCTGGCCTGGGCGCTCACCATGATGCTGGTGCCGTATCTCGGGGTGCTGCTCTATCTGCTGCTCGGGCGGCACCGCCTGACCCGCCAGGTACGCCGGCGGCGGGCACGAGCCGCCGCGCTCGAGCCGCACCTCGCGCGGCTCGAGATCACCGAGAGCTCGGGACGCTTCGACTCCGTATCGATCAGTCGGCCCCCGGACCGCGAGCTCGTGCGGCTCTCGAATCGCATGGGCTGTCGGCAGCCCACCTTCGGCAACGACGTGCGCCTGCTCGTGGACGCGAACGAGGCCTACCAGGCGATGGAGAACGCGATCCGCGCCGCCACCAAGCACGTGCACTTCCAGTTCTACATCTACAACGAGGACGACACCGGGCTGCGCTTTCGCGACCTGCTGATCCAGAAGGCCAAGGAGGGGGTCAAGGTCCGCGTCCTCACCGACGGCGTGGGCTCCTTCGGGCTCGACACCTTCATGATCCCGCTCGTGCAGGCCGGCGGCCAGTTCGCGGAGTTTCTGCCGGTGGGGCTCTTTTCCCGCCACTGGCACGCGAACCTGCGCAACCACCGCAAGAACGTGGTCGTGGACGGACGCGTGGCCTTCACCGGCGGCGTGAACATCGGCGACGAGTACACGGGCCGCAAGCGAAAGGTCGGCCTCTGGCGCGACACGCACGTGCAGCTCGAAGGGCCGGCGGTGCACCACGTCCAGGAAGCCTTCGCCGAGGACTGGTTCTTCTCGACGGGGGAAGAGCCCGACGACCCGGAGTGGTTCCCCGAGCAGCACCGCGCCGGGAATCTCATGGTGCAGATCGTGGCCAGCGGTCCCGACACCGACACGCAGCCCATCCAGCGCATCTTCTTCACCGTGGTCACCTCGGCCAAGGAGCGCGTCTACCTCACCACCCCGTACTTCGTGCCCGACCAGGCGATGCTCGTCGCGCTCCAGACCACCGCGCTGCGCGGCGTGGACGTGCGGCTGCTCCTGCCCCGCCGCTCGGACCAGTCGCTCGCGCTCCACGCCGGCCGGTCCTACTACGACGAGCTGCTCGAGGCGGGGGTGCGCGTCTTCGAGTACCGGCCCGGCATCCTGCACGCCAAGACGATGGTCGTGGACCAGAGCTGGGCCACCGTCGGCTCGGCCAACATGGACATGCGGAGCTTTCGGCTCAACTTCGAGATCAACGCGGTGGTCTACGGCCCCGACTTCGCGCGACAGCTCGCCGAACTCTTCGAGAAGGACCTACGCGACGCGGAGGAGATCACCAAGGAGCTCCTGGACGGACGAGGGCTCGGCCGACGCATGGCCGAGAGCTTCGCCCGCACCCTGGCGCCGGTGCTGTAG
- a CDS encoding MFS transporter, translated as MEMIERLAYYGVKAVATLYARDPASKGGLGLDMSQFGTILMVWALLQSVVPVFTGGLSDRYGYKETIFASTVVKIAGYLVMGFFPTFNGFFAGAVLLATGTAIFKPGIQGTLVKSTTRQNSSMAWGIFYQTVNIGGFIGPLVAGKMRKLAWRNVFFACAGIISCNFLMLLTYREVGKDERLRRARLRKEGKLEQRSLAGEALRELGKRHVWVYLLIFSGFWFMFNAIFDVLPAYLEDWVDTRGVVTTLFGAGGAESALAKFFIVMSKDGKEIQPEGMLNLNAGLIMTTCFLFAALSGRLRATSSMVIGTLFAALALVLSGYATVGWLSVFAILVFSVGEMLSSPKFSEFIGNFAPDDKKAMYLGFSQIPLAVGWTLEGKVGPWLYETFASKDRFARELLRDKGLPAERVAKIPNGEAFDHLALLTQESGALDSSRMALLRDPDGAARALLARQGMSAGELSELKVGGAFRALAERMDKEHKWQLTRALHRTHPRIGMVWYIMAAVGLVTALGIYLYGRWIAGLREKAGRRATEGSPS; from the coding sequence ATGGAGATGATCGAGCGGCTGGCCTACTACGGGGTCAAGGCCGTGGCCACCCTCTACGCGCGCGACCCCGCCTCGAAGGGAGGCCTCGGCCTGGACATGTCCCAGTTCGGGACGATCCTGATGGTCTGGGCCCTGCTGCAATCCGTGGTGCCGGTCTTCACGGGGGGGCTCTCCGATCGCTACGGGTACAAGGAGACGATCTTCGCCTCTACGGTGGTGAAGATCGCGGGCTACCTGGTGATGGGCTTCTTCCCCACCTTCAACGGCTTCTTCGCCGGCGCGGTGCTCCTCGCCACGGGGACGGCGATCTTCAAGCCCGGCATCCAGGGGACGCTGGTGAAGTCCACGACCCGGCAGAACAGCTCGATGGCCTGGGGGATCTTCTACCAGACGGTGAACATCGGCGGCTTCATCGGGCCGCTCGTGGCCGGGAAGATGCGAAAGCTGGCCTGGCGCAACGTGTTCTTTGCGTGCGCGGGGATCATCTCCTGCAACTTCCTCATGCTCCTCACCTACCGCGAGGTGGGAAAGGACGAGCGGCTCCGGCGGGCCCGTCTCCGCAAAGAGGGGAAGCTCGAGCAACGGAGCCTCGCCGGCGAGGCGCTGCGCGAGCTCGGCAAACGGCACGTCTGGGTCTACCTCCTCATCTTCTCGGGCTTCTGGTTCATGTTCAACGCCATCTTCGACGTGTTGCCCGCGTACCTCGAGGACTGGGTCGACACTCGCGGCGTGGTGACGACCCTCTTCGGAGCGGGGGGGGCCGAGAGCGCGCTGGCCAAGTTCTTCATCGTGATGAGCAAGGACGGCAAGGAGATCCAGCCCGAGGGGATGCTCAACCTCAACGCCGGGTTGATCATGACCACCTGCTTTCTCTTCGCGGCGCTGAGCGGACGCCTGCGCGCTACCTCGAGCATGGTGATAGGGACGCTCTTCGCCGCGCTGGCTCTGGTCCTTTCGGGCTACGCGACGGTGGGCTGGCTCTCGGTCTTTGCGATCCTGGTCTTCAGCGTCGGCGAGATGCTCTCCAGTCCCAAGTTCAGCGAGTTCATCGGCAACTTCGCCCCCGACGACAAGAAGGCCATGTACCTCGGGTTCTCGCAGATCCCGCTCGCCGTGGGCTGGACGCTCGAGGGGAAGGTGGGCCCCTGGCTCTACGAGACCTTCGCCTCGAAGGATCGGTTTGCGCGGGAGCTCCTGCGCGACAAGGGGCTCCCCGCCGAGCGGGTGGCGAAGATCCCGAACGGCGAGGCCTTCGACCACCTGGCGCTGCTGACGCAGGAGAGCGGCGCCCTCGATTCGTCGCGGATGGCGCTCCTGCGCGACCCGGACGGTGCGGCCCGGGCGCTCCTCGCCCGCCAGGGGATGTCGGCGGGGGAGCTCTCGGAGCTCAAGGTCGGCGGCGCCTTCCGGGCGCTGGCAGAGCGGATGGACAAGGAGCACAAGTGGCAGCTCACGCGGGCGCTCCACCGGACGCACCCGCGGATCGGCATGGTCTGGTACATCATGGCCGCCGTCGGCCTCGTGACGGCCCTCGGGATCTACCTCTACGGCCGGTGGATCGCGGGCCTCCGGGAGAAGGCGGGGCGGCGAGCGACCGAGGGCAGTCCCTCGTGA